From the Acidimicrobiales bacterium genome, the window GATCCGCGCTGCCTGCCGTTCTCGGGAGGCGACCGGGCCAGAATCCAGGGCTACATACGCCCGCTGGAGTCCCGAACGGTTGACGCCGCCTGGCTCGCGATGGCGACGGACTGGTTCCCGCCGCCTGCGTTCCTGCGGATCGAGCCGCCGACGGGTGGCGTCAGCATCGACCTGACGACCCACATCCACCAGCCGCGAGTGGTGTTGGACGACGGTGACTGGCTCACTGGCGTGTTCGAGATTGCGACCAGCTCGGCGGGTCTGGCGACCGAGCACGGCCGGATCGCGCGGCGTGACGGCACCTTGATCGCCGAGTCGTTCCAGACGCGTCTCATGACGCAGGGCTGAGCGCATCGTGTTCGACCAGTCCCGCCGCACGCTGACCGTCGCGTCGCTCGCCACGCTCGCGACGTTCCTTGACACGACGATCCTCTATGTCGCGTTTCCCGACATCACCGCCACGTTCTCGGGCTCGGGTCCATCGCAGCTCGCGTGGGTGCTGAACGCCTACACGATCGTGTTCGCCGCGCTTCTCATTCCGGCCGGGAAGCTGGCGGATCGGATCGGTCATCGGCGTGTCTTCCTGGCCGGTTCGACGGTGTTCACGTTGGCATCCATGGCCTGCGGGCTGGCTCCGACCGTCGAGGTCCTGATCGTGTTCCGGATCCTCCAAGCCGCAGGTGCCGCTGCGCTGATCCCGTCGTCCCTGGCACTGGTCATGCACGCGTTCGCGCACGATCAGCTCCCGCGAGCTGTCGCGATCTGGGGCGTCGCCGGCGCAGTCGCCGGTTCCCTCGGGCCCACCCTCGGCGCTGCGATCGTGGAGGGCCTCGGTTGGCGCTGGGCGTTCTTCATCAACCTCCCGGTCGGCGTGTACACGGTGCTCGCCGGCAGGCGGCACCTCCTCGAGTCGTCCGACCCGGAGACGAAGATCCCATCGATCGTGGGTGTCGCGCTCGTCGCCGGGGCTGCCGCGCTCCTCTCCTACGGCCTCATCGGCTCCGACGAAGCCGGGTGGTTCGGCGCTCGCACGCTGTGGCTCCTCGGCGCCGGCCTCGCAACCCTTCTGCTGTTCGTCGGCCATCAGCGTCGAAGCGCCGCCCCCGCGCTGAACCTCGACCTGTTCCGCATCCCCAACTTCGCGTGGGGGAACCTCGCGATGCTCGTCTTCGGAACTGCGTTCTCCGCTCTCTTCTTCGGCTCGATCCTGTTCCTGACCCAGGTGTGGGACTGGTCGATCCTCCAGGCGGGCTTCGGTGTCGCGCCCGGGCCGGCGATGGTTGCCCTGGTCTCGCCGCGGGCCGGACGCCTCGCCGGAAAGATCGGGCAACGACCGATCCTCCTCGTCGGCGGCGTCCTCTACGCGAGCAGCGGTCTGTACCGGCTGCTCATGCTCGGCCCCGAGGTCGAGTACCTGCGGGACTACTTCCCGTCGATGGTGCTGAGCGGACTCGGTGTCGGATTCGTCTTCCCGCAGCTCTCCAGCGTCGTCGCCCAAGCACTCCCCAAGAACCGCACCGGCGTCGGCGGCGCCGCGCTCCAAGCCGTCCGCCAGTTCGGCGGCACGTTCGGCGTCGCGCTCACCATCGCCTTCCTCGGGGCGTCATCGGGGCTCGCTGCCGCAACCGTCGCCTACGACCGCATCTGGTGGCTCATCGTCGCCGGCGGCCTCATCACCTCCGCCCTGGCGCTCCCGATGCGCACCACTGTGACCGCGCCACTCCAACCAGAACTCACAGCGATCCAACCGACCGGCTGACCCCGTCGACGAAGGGGAGAACACCATGGACATCAAGTCGCCGCGGCCGCGCTCGTGACCGGCGCCAAAAGTGACCAACGGGGTGTGACGAGGCGGCACTCATGAGCCTCCTGTCTGAGAATGCCCTGGTCAGCAGATTGGCCGTCATGAGCCGGCACGGGGCGGACACGCAGAGTGGCTCTGGGGGTCAAGAGGTCGGGAGTTCAAATCTCCCCAGCCCGACTCCGAGGTAGCGAAGGACAATTCGGAAATATCTTCCATCCTGGGGCGAGGCCTGTTACCTTGGCCTCATCGCTGGCCGGGGGCCTGCGACCTTCACGGGGGGCTGGGTTCGTTGCGACGGCGCATGCATGTTCTACAGGTGACTTCCACGCGGGCAAAGAACGCTGAGCGATCCGGAAGTCGACGTCTCGTCAGGCGTGGGGCCCTCGTGGTCGCCGTCGCCGCGGCGTCGTTGGTATCGACGGGTGGTCACGTCAGTGCCCAGGGCGCCCTCGTCGAAGGGACGGTCGTTCCCTCGCCGACTGGCGACGCGCTCGTGTCCGTCTACGTGTGGCCGAGTGCAGAGGCTGCCGTGTCATCCGTAGGGTCGAAGCTAGAACTGCCGCTGGTTGCACAGGCGGCTGTCAACGACGGACGGTTCACGGTTCCGCTCCCCGCAGATCTCGCGGCTGTGACCGACCAAGCCGCACATAACGGCGGCTATGCGAACTTCATGGTGACGGTCGTCTCGGAGGACCGATCTGGCACGTCCTTCTTCACGCGGTCGCTCGCTGCGCCGTCCGTCGCAGTCCTCAGGGTCCCACTCGACGCACCGGCACCCTCGGCTCCCCAGGCGGCGACGCAAACCACGATCTGCTTGCCCGAGACATGGAGTGCGACGCGGGCGGGTCCGATCTGCACCGGTGGTTCGCCGCCCTCTGGATCGCCCTGCTACGCCGAGGTCATCGAAACCGGGGCGTACGCCGACACCATCGGGGAGATCCACGTCCCCGCAGGAGGATCCGGTACATACGTGTACTCCACGGGCTCGCAGTCCGACCTTGGGGTCGGCATCAGCTCCGACAACCGCACGTGGAAGACCGAAGGATCGATTCGAGTCACGAAGTCGAGCACTGCGGCCACCGGTTGGAACGTTCCCGCCGGGTTTGCGAACCAACTCCAGACGTTCTTCCGTTTCGACAAGTACAAGGTGCAGGGCTACTGCCCGCCGCAGTGGACGATCCAGGGCAACACATGGCACGGCGGCAGCCAAACCGGCGTCGGCGTCGGGCAGTGGGACGGCCAGTGCTTGACGACGTACAAGACTTGGGCCGTTCCCTACGGCGAAGGCAGTTTTCTCATCAAGAACACCGGCCGAGGCTTTCACTACAAGATCGGTGCGACCGCCTTCGGCGTGAACCTCAGCTCGTCGTCCGATTGGATGGCACAGCACAACTTCCGCATCGACTTCTCGCGCGCTGCGACGATGTGCGGGAACGACGGCCCCATTCCCGAGTCATCGCTTGTCTACAAGCAGTAGGCCGCGCGCCTGGGCGTGGCGATTGGCGGTCACGGTCGTCGGTCTCACGTCTGTGGTCGCAGCTTGCAGCGGAGAGGCGAGCCAAGAAGGCGAGCACCTTCGTGGTCCGGGATCCGACGGCCAGTGGTATGCCGTCGGCGGCGTGGCCGCCGTCGGTGAACCGTTGAGCTTCGGGAACTTCGTCGCACTCGCCGAAGGAGAAGACAGGCCGGTCACCCTTGAGAAGATCGAACTCGTCGGCGTGCACGGATTGCACGTTGTCGGCGTCACGGTGAACGGCCCCGGTCGAAGCTTCGGGATGATCGGGGCAACACATGGGTACCCGCCGCCTGAGGTCCAACAGGATGCTTTGCCGCTTCCCGGCGCCGTCGTACCTCGGGGCGACCCGACGACTACCCGTCAGCGAGGCCTGGCGGTGACGTTCGGGGTCCGGCGCGACGAGCCCGGACGCGGGTATGCCACGGGGTTCGCGGTGACGTACACCGTCGGCGGAGCGGAGCGTCAGGCGGTGTTTCGGACCGGCATCACGCTCTGTGCGTTCGAGAACTACGTACGGGGGACCACGCCGCAGCCTGAGTGCACATCAGTCGAGGAGCCGGACTAGAAGACAGGTCGTGTCCTATATGTCGATGGCCGAGGACGGCGACCCGCGGGTCACGTTGTGAGGGCAGGACGACCGACCGCCGACCACGGGTGGGACACGGACAGAGGAGTACGACCGGCGCAACGGCGTGCCGGGGGGAGTTGGTCGTGCAAGTATCCCCCTCGAAGGTTGTCGCCGTCCGAATGTTGCTGATTGAGCCCGTTCGGGAACTAGTTCTTTCGAGCTAGCCTGGTCATTCGACAGAGGAGGCGGACTCTTGTTCTCACGACGGATCCTCGTGGCTGTTGCCACCCTTGCAGTCCTGCTGATGGGCTCGGTCCCGAGCGCGCAGGCTGCCGCCCCGAACGACACCTTCTACGCCCCGACGGCGCCCGTCACCGGGCTCGGCCAGTGGGGGCTCCGGCAGATCAACGCCGAGCAGGCGTGGCAGCACGGCACGGGCGCAGGGACGGTCATCGCCGTCATCGACACCGGCGTCGACCTCGGCCACGAAGACCTGGCGGCCAAGTTGCTGCCCGGTCGCACGTTCGTGCAATGCGGCCAGAGCGGCTGCGACAACGGCACATACCGGCCGAGCGACGACCCGGATGCGGCGCCGCACCACGGCACCCACGTGGCGGGCATCGCTGCCGCCATCACCAATAACGGCACCGGCGTCGCCGGCGTCGCCCCCGACGCGGCCATCCTGCCGATCAACGTCTTCGACGGCGCCTCGGCCTACACCGACGACCTGGCCTACGCCATCGACTGGGCCGTCGCCCAAGGCGCCGACGTCATCAACATGAGCCTGGGCCAGCTTCCTGGCCTCGGCCACCTCGGCCTCCAGTTGCTCGACGAGCACCGGGCCATGCTCGACGCCGCCATGGCCAACGCCAATGCCGCAGGCGTGGTCGTGGTCGCCGCAGCAGGCAACGAGACAGCGCCGCTGTGCGACTACCCGGGTTGGACCGAGGGCTTGCTCTGCGTCCGGGCCACCACGGTCAACGAGCTTCCGGCCGAGTACTCCAACTTCCCGGTGAAGCCCGACCTGCTGGCCCTCTCGGCCCCCGGTGGCGGCGCCGCCGACTACATCACCCAGTGCGGCGGCGGCATCGTGTCCACGGTGGTGCGGGGCATGGGCGACACCTTCTGCGGCTACGCAACGGCCAGCCCCGAGCTCGCCTACGGCGAAATGATCGGCTCCTCGATGGCCGCCCCCCACGTGGCGGGCTTGGCGGCCCTGGTCAAGGGCCTGGGCTGCGACCG encodes:
- a CDS encoding S8 family serine peptidase, coding for MAVATLAVLLMGSVPSAQAAAPNDTFYAPTAPVTGLGQWGLRQINAEQAWQHGTGAGTVIAVIDTGVDLGHEDLAAKLLPGRTFVQCGQSGCDNGTYRPSDDPDAAPHHGTHVAGIAAAITNNGTGVAGVAPDAAILPINVFDGASAYTDDLAYAIDWAVAQGADVINMSLGQLPGLGHLGLQLLDEHRAMLDAAMANANAAGVVVVAAAGNETAPLCDYPGWTEGLLCVRATTVNELPAEYSNFPVKPDLLALSAPGGGAADYITQCGGGIVSTVVRGMGDTFCGYATASPELAYGEMIGSSMAAPHVAGLAALVKGLGCDRQATLDILTSTSRHPLTGSRGTYTPDYGYGIVDAEAATAAAAANCAPVATPTGAITGLVTDSRGRVNLAGAVVDCGTAGTTTTSGTGTYTLSAVPVGTYTCTSSAAGYVDQARQVTVADSATTTADFRLQKAKRTR
- a CDS encoding MFS transporter, with product MFDQSRRTLTVASLATLATFLDTTILYVAFPDITATFSGSGPSQLAWVLNAYTIVFAALLIPAGKLADRIGHRRVFLAGSTVFTLASMACGLAPTVEVLIVFRILQAAGAAALIPSSLALVMHAFAHDQLPRAVAIWGVAGAVAGSLGPTLGAAIVEGLGWRWAFFINLPVGVYTVLAGRRHLLESSDPETKIPSIVGVALVAGAAALLSYGLIGSDEAGWFGARTLWLLGAGLATLLLFVGHQRRSAAPALNLDLFRIPNFAWGNLAMLVFGTAFSALFFGSILFLTQVWDWSILQAGFGVAPGPAMVALVSPRAGRLAGKIGQRPILLVGGVLYASSGLYRLLMLGPEVEYLRDYFPSMVLSGLGVGFVFPQLSSVVAQALPKNRTGVGGAALQAVRQFGGTFGVALTIAFLGASSGLAAATVAYDRIWWLIVAGGLITSALALPMRTTVTAPLQPELTAIQPTG